The proteins below are encoded in one region of Bremerella sp. P1:
- a CDS encoding alpha/beta hydrolase: MKILFLHGWTSIPGGRKPTYLKNAGHEVLNPALDDDGFDLAVRTAQSEYDQHKPDVVVGSSRGGAVAININSGKTPLVLLCPAWRNWGTAKSVKPNTTILHSRQDDVIPFADSEELVANSGLPPETLIEVGNDHRLADAEPLNAMLEACLRLTGKCR, encoded by the coding sequence ATGAAGATTCTTTTTCTCCACGGCTGGACCAGCATACCGGGCGGTCGAAAGCCGACCTACCTGAAAAACGCTGGCCACGAAGTCCTCAATCCTGCGCTCGATGATGACGGCTTTGATCTCGCCGTCCGCACAGCGCAATCCGAGTACGACCAACACAAACCGGATGTCGTTGTCGGCTCGTCCCGAGGTGGAGCGGTGGCCATCAACATCAATTCGGGAAAAACCCCATTGGTCCTGCTTTGCCCAGCTTGGAGAAACTGGGGCACGGCCAAGAGTGTCAAGCCGAACACTACCATCCTCCACTCACGCCAAGACGACGTGATCCCCTTTGCTGACTCTGAGGAACTCGTCGCCAACAGCGGCTTGCCACCTGAGACGCTTATCGAAGTGGGCAACGATCACCGTCTCGCCGATGCTGAGCCACTGAATGCAATGCTGGAAGCGTGCTTGCGACTGACGGGAAAGTGCCGATGA
- a CDS encoding methyltransferase family protein yields MTDASGTNDPPQGVNRRRLVLRLACLPVFIALLMFLPAGTWAWTKGWLFVAVVLGIVSAVFVVLHRVNPEVIVARSSFHEGTKGWDKILLSVYFPAMAAVLLVAALDDGRFHWFPVEWWVCGVGYALLIVGIGIVTWAEAVNKFFEVTVRIQTDRGHEVIDTGPYAIIRHPGYVGGILHAIGIALSLGSLWALIPAGIASLVLIVRTQWEDQTLQDELNGYKEYTQRVRYKLVPGLW; encoded by the coding sequence ATGACTGATGCCAGCGGCACGAACGATCCGCCACAAGGAGTAAATCGCCGCCGTCTGGTGCTGCGACTAGCTTGCCTGCCTGTGTTCATCGCTCTGCTAATGTTCCTGCCTGCTGGCACATGGGCTTGGACAAAGGGGTGGCTTTTCGTCGCCGTTGTGTTGGGCATCGTTTCGGCAGTCTTTGTTGTTCTCCATCGGGTGAATCCAGAAGTCATTGTCGCCAGAAGCAGCTTTCACGAAGGAACGAAGGGCTGGGACAAGATTCTGCTCAGCGTTTACTTTCCAGCGATGGCAGCCGTCCTTCTCGTGGCGGCATTGGATGATGGCCGATTCCACTGGTTCCCTGTTGAGTGGTGGGTATGCGGGGTAGGCTACGCTTTGCTGATTGTCGGAATTGGAATCGTCACTTGGGCCGAAGCAGTGAACAAGTTCTTTGAAGTGACGGTGAGGATTCAAACGGATCGGGGGCATGAAGTGATCGATACTGGCCCCTATGCCATCATTCGTCATCCCGGCTACGTCGGCGGGATTCTCCATGCAATTGGTATCGCACTATCGTTGGGTTCTCTGTGGGCACTGATTCCTGCGGGTATCGCCTCCTTAGTGCTGATCGTGCGGACCCAGTGGGAGGACCAAACGTTGCAGGACGAATTGAACGGATACAAGGAGTACACTCAGAGAGTCCGGTACAAGCTAGTTCCGGGCCTTTGGTGA
- a CDS encoding DUF2256 domain-containing protein, with product MAHKKPSLPEKTCVTCGRPFKWRKKWAKVWDDVKYCSESCRKKRDKQATKS from the coding sequence ATGGCCCACAAGAAACCCAGCCTGCCCGAGAAGACCTGCGTGACATGCGGAAGACCGTTCAAGTGGCGGAAGAAGTGGGCCAAGGTCTGGGACGACGTGAAGTATTGCAGCGAGTCGTGCCGGAAGAAGCGTGATAAGCAGGCGACGAAATCATGA
- a CDS encoding DUF6933 domain-containing protein: MILRLSQKLNTKIKAGKLTEMPLDENPYADWSCHLFTADRTQYIILTNTASLYSCVMYGAGITNDGIFIDRALDTIREFTADDGQQFIYRKFIAPSSETVSFAKALNRSVTGSMNDHIHAAKCMLEDDMAPSEIGYRLNETPMSALVGPDGRKYGYPKEVFKGLVESLDTE, from the coding sequence ATGATCCTGCGACTTTCACAAAAGCTCAACACGAAGATCAAGGCTGGCAAACTGACCGAGATGCCGCTGGATGAGAACCCGTATGCGGACTGGTCATGCCATCTTTTCACCGCTGATCGAACGCAGTACATCATCCTGACGAACACAGCATCGTTGTATTCGTGCGTGATGTATGGAGCAGGAATCACCAACGACGGCATCTTCATCGACCGAGCGCTGGACACGATTCGGGAATTCACGGCAGACGACGGGCAGCAGTTCATCTACCGGAAGTTCATTGCCCCATCGAGCGAGACGGTCTCTTTCGCCAAGGCATTGAATCGTTCGGTGACGGGATCAATGAACGATCACATCCATGCGGCCAAATGCATGCTGGAAGACGACATGGCCCCTAGCGAGATTGGGTATCGCCTGAATGAAACACCGATGTCAGCACTTGTCGGCCCTGATGGTCGGAAATACGGCTATCCCAAGGAAGTATTCAAGGGACTTGTTGAGTCACTCGACACCGAGTGA
- a CDS encoding TspO/MBR family protein has product MTWKEWYNSLEKPSWTPEPSTIGLMWQIIYPIILVTFGFVFVQAIRKKVPWMVALPFGINLVANLIFTPIQFGLRNLPLAALDIVIVWVTIIWMAVAIWRHYKWVAVAQLPYFSWVSIATVLQLSITFWNWGR; this is encoded by the coding sequence ATGACTTGGAAGGAATGGTACAACAGCCTTGAGAAGCCGTCGTGGACACCGGAGCCGTCCACCATCGGGCTGATGTGGCAGATCATCTACCCCATCATTCTCGTCACCTTCGGCTTCGTGTTCGTGCAGGCCATCAGGAAGAAAGTGCCTTGGATGGTCGCCCTGCCATTTGGCATCAACCTCGTGGCCAACCTGATTTTCACACCGATCCAGTTTGGGCTGCGAAACCTGCCGCTGGCGGCACTCGACATCGTGATCGTTTGGGTCACGATCATCTGGATGGCGGTGGCGATCTGGCGACACTACAAGTGGGTCGCTGTTGCACAACTGCCGTACTTTTCTTGGGTGTCGATTGCCACGGTGCTTCAATTGTCCATCACATTCTGGAATTGGGGCCGATGA
- a CDS encoding Holliday junction DNA helicase RuvB C-terminal domain-containing protein — MANHNVNDVKPTSLSRMIGQKGVVEQVRVALDACQMDGQKYPSSMLVGPAGCGKTQMCHVIAAEMASDVYEVLGSTLTNTSDLFALLLQAKAKDIVYIDEVHAASKDIFVTLLLALDQQKIVLSGKNRSPQSLPLADFTLLMSTTEEYAVPRPLSDRCMLLRFGYYNNEELTTLLLNRVRGLGWDIHEETLPQIAQRSRGTPRLGLRLLQSCFRCCRSEGETTITKRHLLRACELEQLDELGLGPTEQQYLDIVAEGPTRLNVIASRIGLPTRTVSEVTESFLIRVGLIGKDEQGRRCLTEAGHRHLSESP; from the coding sequence ATGGCGAACCACAACGTCAACGACGTGAAGCCGACTTCATTGTCGAGGATGATCGGCCAAAAAGGAGTCGTCGAGCAAGTTCGTGTCGCCCTCGATGCTTGCCAGATGGACGGGCAGAAGTACCCAAGCTCGATGTTGGTTGGCCCCGCAGGTTGCGGCAAGACGCAGATGTGCCATGTCATTGCTGCTGAGATGGCGAGCGACGTTTACGAAGTCCTCGGCAGCACTCTTACGAATACGAGCGATCTCTTTGCTTTGCTCTTACAAGCAAAGGCCAAAGATATCGTTTACATCGACGAAGTCCATGCCGCCTCGAAGGACATTTTCGTGACGCTTCTATTGGCGCTCGATCAGCAGAAGATCGTTCTGTCAGGCAAGAATCGCTCGCCACAGAGTTTGCCGCTGGCCGACTTCACGCTTCTCATGTCCACGACTGAAGAATATGCGGTCCCAAGGCCGCTTTCAGATCGCTGCATGTTGCTTCGGTTTGGGTACTACAACAACGAGGAACTCACGACGTTGCTCCTAAACCGTGTGCGTGGCCTCGGCTGGGACATCCACGAGGAAACTCTCCCTCAAATCGCTCAACGATCTCGTGGCACGCCACGGCTCGGGTTGCGACTGCTCCAGAGTTGTTTTCGTTGTTGCCGCAGCGAAGGCGAGACCACGATCACGAAGAGGCACCTACTGAGAGCATGTGAGCTTGAACAACTCGACGAACTCGGGCTTGGTCCGACCGAACAGCAGTATCTCGACATCGTTGCCGAGGGGCCGACTCGTCTCAACGTGATCGCCAGTAGGATCGGTCTGCCGACACGGACTGTGAGCGAAGTGACCGAGAGTTTCCTAATTCGTGTCGGACTAATCGGCAAGGACGAGCAGGGGCGGCGTTGTCTGACCGAAGCAGGCCATCGCCACCTGTCTGAATCTCCTTGA
- a CDS encoding helix-turn-helix transcriptional regulator produces MNEVQKAAVSVSEMARIVGLSRARFYQLMSEGVFPKPKYDDSNSRPYYDEDMQAECIQVKRRNVGVNGKVVMFYGSRHPLSGQSKRRPRRKTTSKPASEYTDLIDSLSCLGLSATAQQVEAAVAECFPDGIQKLDSGEVVRAVFLHLKRKESER; encoded by the coding sequence ATGAACGAAGTTCAGAAAGCCGCCGTATCCGTCTCGGAGATGGCTCGAATCGTCGGGCTAAGCCGGGCACGTTTCTACCAATTGATGAGCGAGGGCGTGTTCCCCAAGCCGAAGTACGATGACTCGAACAGCCGTCCGTACTACGACGAAGACATGCAGGCTGAGTGCATCCAAGTGAAACGTCGGAACGTCGGTGTCAACGGAAAGGTGGTGATGTTCTACGGAAGTAGGCACCCGCTTTCAGGACAATCAAAACGGAGGCCGAGGCGAAAAACCACATCGAAACCGGCCAGCGAATACACAGACCTGATCGATTCGTTGTCGTGCCTCGGCCTATCGGCGACCGCCCAACAGGTAGAAGCCGCCGTCGCTGAATGCTTCCCTGACGGAATCCAAAAGTTGGATTCGGGCGAGGTGGTTCGGGCGGTGTTCCTTCATCTGAAGCGCAAAGAATCCGAGCGATAA
- a CDS encoding tyrosine-type recombinase/integrase: protein MSDSRTEGGKNPSDNVFDNIPVGKDEARLFGEYLGSSDLSANSQRAIVNDLRKFARWFVNANRETLTFARVTTRDITDFRDSLRDQGQAVATVNRALVSVRRYCRWLCEVGHLQMNPAKGVKELRMQELAPKGLDRAQVRRLFREVELRNDVRANAVFSFIIYTGCRVGDLVDLTLDDLLLSERSGTAVFRSGKGNKQRSVPVPLAARKALSAYLETRPPIEGDEVFVGERGPLSDKGVRCLCDKYSVICGFKIHPHLLRHTMAHKFLEDNPGDLVSLAQILGHENLNTTKRYVARTEQELADAAERMQF from the coding sequence GTGTCTGATTCTCGTACAGAAGGCGGCAAAAACCCGAGTGATAATGTTTTCGACAACATCCCTGTCGGCAAAGACGAGGCCCGTCTGTTCGGGGAGTACCTCGGCTCTTCCGATCTCTCGGCCAACTCCCAGCGAGCCATCGTCAACGACCTGCGAAAATTCGCACGGTGGTTTGTGAACGCCAACCGGGAAACACTGACGTTCGCCCGAGTTACCACCAGAGACATCACCGACTTCCGAGACTCGCTTCGTGACCAAGGGCAAGCTGTCGCCACAGTGAACCGTGCCCTCGTCAGTGTCCGTCGTTACTGCCGTTGGCTGTGCGAAGTTGGGCACCTGCAAATGAATCCAGCGAAGGGCGTCAAAGAACTCAGGATGCAGGAGCTTGCTCCCAAGGGACTTGACCGAGCGCAGGTCCGGCGATTGTTTCGAGAAGTTGAACTTCGGAACGACGTGCGAGCGAATGCCGTCTTCAGTTTCATCATCTACACCGGCTGCCGAGTCGGTGATCTCGTGGACCTGACACTCGATGATCTCTTGTTGTCCGAGCGATCCGGCACGGCGGTCTTCCGTTCTGGCAAGGGGAACAAACAACGCTCGGTTCCGGTTCCACTGGCCGCACGGAAAGCACTCTCGGCCTATTTGGAAACACGGCCACCCATTGAAGGTGATGAAGTGTTCGTCGGCGAGCGTGGACCGCTCAGCGACAAGGGAGTGCGATGCCTGTGTGACAAGTACAGCGTCATCTGCGGTTTCAAGATTCACCCGCATCTGCTTCGTCACACGATGGCGCACAAGTTCCTTGAAGACAATCCCGGCGATCTGGTCTCGCTCGCACAAATCCTCGGTCACGAGAACCTCAACACCACGAAGCGGTACGTCGCCCGAACCGAGCAGGAGTTGGCCGACGCCGCTGAGCGGATGCAGTTCTGA
- a CDS encoding DUF4339 domain-containing protein yields MAQWFIRRENRLSGPISGHQLRELALAGKLNSDDLVRKGGDGDFIIAEKVKNLFSSDQVASRPSSPPPKLPSKRKIDELETAGRVQVFTPRRLLVGVAFATVMVLFIGLLSIPPSDGPSATIESNSDVVAEANENRNDHFGSGFEATSKSSISSNSADFFQNLPANIDSSDFQGRKISVTGLWTNRGKARDLDGGSIKGKISIGLSTEYKDVSAVCHFDQTEEDTLKNVTSSHSQLTVSGTFIGRHPFPDKDAYIIMLDNCSVVDKRERGQETIEAFSRRLPLPKADTFMAQFEQMGGSIKKQYTDPRTIQHGTKVNFGIDDGVTRKYYDIDFGCSYQDWVDGFGEPTLVRDAPGDRGHVWVQSYNGETIHVLGVLKTGLHFTPMIKTNELVPGSYPPSSWNVIVWGACVE; encoded by the coding sequence ATGGCACAATGGTTCATTCGTCGTGAAAACAGGTTGAGCGGCCCTATCTCTGGCCACCAGCTTCGGGAGCTTGCGCTGGCAGGAAAACTCAATTCTGATGATCTCGTTCGTAAGGGAGGCGATGGCGATTTCATAATTGCTGAGAAAGTGAAGAACTTATTTTCTTCGGATCAGGTGGCATCACGTCCCAGTTCGCCACCCCCCAAGCTTCCGTCTAAACGGAAGATCGACGAACTAGAAACTGCTGGGAGGGTCCAAGTATTCACGCCGAGGCGGTTGCTGGTGGGTGTGGCGTTTGCCACAGTCATGGTCCTTTTTATCGGACTTTTGAGTATACCGCCGTCCGACGGACCTTCTGCGACAATCGAGAGCAATTCCGATGTCGTAGCTGAAGCAAACGAAAATCGCAACGATCATTTTGGCAGTGGTTTCGAAGCCACTTCAAAAAGCAGCATTTCTTCCAACTCAGCAGATTTTTTCCAGAACCTACCCGCCAATATCGATTCATCAGATTTTCAGGGCCGGAAGATCAGCGTCACAGGACTCTGGACCAATAGAGGAAAGGCCAGAGACTTGGATGGAGGGAGCATAAAGGGCAAGATTTCTATAGGACTCAGCACTGAGTACAAGGATGTATCAGCAGTTTGCCACTTCGACCAGACGGAAGAGGATACATTAAAAAATGTAACGAGTAGCCATTCACAGCTTACAGTATCTGGCACGTTCATCGGACGACATCCTTTTCCCGACAAAGATGCCTACATCATCATGTTGGATAACTGCTCGGTTGTGGACAAGCGAGAACGAGGACAAGAAACCATAGAAGCCTTTTCACGGCGATTACCACTCCCCAAAGCAGACACATTCATGGCTCAATTTGAGCAAATGGGTGGTTCGATAAAAAAACAATACACTGATCCACGCACAATACAGCATGGCACTAAGGTAAACTTCGGAATCGACGATGGTGTGACCCGGAAGTACTATGACATTGACTTTGGATGCAGCTACCAAGATTGGGTTGACGGGTTCGGGGAGCCAACTTTGGTCCGGGACGCCCCGGGTGATCGGGGTCATGTGTGGGTACAGTCATACAACGGGGAGACTATTCATGTTCTTGGTGTGTTGAAAACAGGACTTCACTTTACTCCGATGATAAAGACCAACGAACTCGTTCCCGGCTCTTACCCTCCCAGTTCGTGGAATGTGATTGTTTGGGGGGCCTGCGTCGAGTGA
- a CDS encoding LamG-like jellyroll fold domain-containing protein, producing the protein MTNEWFLADDGKGYGPFSASQLEKLVETGVIEPDDLVWRDGDLESIPASVIGSNPPPPLPDGNTPKTSRSLNMKGWGGVALWTLVLMIIGFGIVAQFRDEPTAWARVSGAIQDLRDKITGEDLVQQTRESLDRQDALLRRELQAMDERVDAAAAATTPKPQQPDSPEKNPSKTSETANVNSPEIPTNVGGSVTPDTVFSLTFDDNYVPRSQLAAKGIVLVDGIDGRAAAFKDRRLLQVPCKLPAGKAPRTLSAWIKNGGESEARNSHVISCGKDEFGKRAWGICHVKGRWCMYGWGGQHSTDAVVDREWHHHCLTFDGTTVLYWFDGKVVANVSRTLDTTNGPITLGTYTTGSTYYAFSGVIDELAVYDVALTEEQVARLANRRPR; encoded by the coding sequence ATGACAAACGAATGGTTTTTAGCTGATGACGGAAAGGGCTATGGACCTTTCTCAGCTTCACAGCTTGAGAAATTGGTAGAAACTGGGGTTATAGAGCCTGATGACCTTGTGTGGCGAGATGGTGACTTGGAGTCCATTCCAGCCAGCGTCATTGGAAGCAATCCACCGCCACCTTTACCTGATGGCAATACCCCTAAAACCTCACGTTCGCTCAATATGAAAGGCTGGGGGGGGGTAGCACTGTGGACGTTGGTGCTAATGATAATTGGCTTCGGAATCGTGGCTCAGTTTCGAGATGAGCCAACCGCTTGGGCAAGGGTCTCGGGTGCCATTCAAGACCTCCGAGATAAGATTACCGGAGAAGACCTTGTTCAACAGACCCGAGAATCATTGGATCGTCAAGATGCTTTGCTCAGACGAGAATTGCAAGCAATGGACGAGAGGGTTGACGCAGCAGCAGCAGCAACCACTCCCAAACCACAGCAACCAGACTCGCCTGAAAAAAATCCGAGTAAGACGAGCGAAACAGCCAATGTGAACTCCCCAGAGATTCCCACAAATGTTGGCGGATCGGTAACGCCCGACACGGTATTCTCGTTGACGTTCGATGATAACTATGTGCCACGAAGTCAACTTGCCGCCAAAGGGATCGTTCTTGTGGACGGTATCGACGGAAGGGCAGCAGCGTTCAAGGATAGGCGATTACTTCAAGTGCCTTGTAAGCTTCCTGCGGGAAAGGCTCCACGCACACTATCGGCATGGATCAAAAATGGCGGTGAATCTGAAGCAAGAAACTCACATGTCATCTCATGTGGCAAGGATGAATTCGGCAAAAGAGCGTGGGGTATCTGCCACGTTAAGGGCAGATGGTGTATGTACGGATGGGGTGGCCAGCACTCCACTGACGCCGTAGTAGATCGTGAGTGGCATCATCATTGCCTGACCTTCGATGGCACTACTGTACTGTACTGGTTTGATGGGAAAGTTGTTGCAAATGTCTCCCGTACACTGGACACAACAAATGGTCCAATAACATTGGGCACATACACAACTGGCAGCACCTACTACGCATTTTCCGGTGTGATTGATGAATTAGCTGTATATGATGTGGCTTTGACCGAAGAGCAGGTGGCGAGACTTGCCAATAGGAGGCCAAGGTAA
- a CDS encoding DUF4339 domain-containing protein, with protein sequence MSEKLWHYSQNGETHGPITSSQLNELATTGQLSPDDLVWHTDMKDWRRAGTVKWLFPHLCETKVSTPTQPPEARKTGVSLKEGQRWWQNLFVIGLFCLIFPPVGFILLIFKLVGTERLSRKTLLIGGGAVAALLVMSIVTSVFQREAAAVKIAQAESLWDQGDRSEAGPFYLSIVQELSDWIPTEKRSSVYGRTFDFLAEDGREAEAKDVYEKMNSYVSPVSPMVSSDVGRELIATIRSGSTIATKTKSSSASAESGEIGTLEELGDAAYENLPFADVEESPDIAAVPLTEDFAKAGTFRFRSINPDMLKASLTPQLWEQTSITGYKERTQIGESDVTFNIQLSKGEPKTMLQYHGEGFTSPIIRIGALPGDQWEWINLDVVGEEVITRFHYRRCVRHNERRCVMIEKEILGDDRMPVVAKWVNWYAEGIGLVKQSEYHWWSSKLNFTHIRAKHRIIDQ encoded by the coding sequence ATGAGCGAGAAACTTTGGCACTATTCACAAAACGGCGAAACGCACGGTCCAATCACGTCGTCGCAACTGAATGAACTGGCCACAACTGGCCAGCTTTCCCCCGACGATCTCGTTTGGCATACCGACATGAAAGATTGGCGTCGGGCAGGGACCGTAAAATGGCTGTTTCCTCATCTGTGTGAAACAAAAGTTTCAACTCCGACTCAACCACCTGAGGCACGAAAAACAGGTGTGTCGCTTAAGGAGGGTCAAAGGTGGTGGCAGAACCTTTTCGTCATTGGTTTGTTTTGTCTGATCTTTCCTCCGGTCGGTTTCATTTTGCTCATTTTCAAGCTCGTCGGCACTGAGAGACTTTCAAGGAAAACTCTACTCATTGGTGGAGGTGCCGTTGCTGCCCTGCTTGTCATGAGCATAGTAACCTCAGTTTTCCAACGTGAAGCTGCTGCTGTCAAGATCGCACAAGCGGAGTCGCTATGGGATCAGGGAGATAGAAGTGAGGCAGGCCCATTCTACCTTTCCATCGTACAGGAATTATCGGATTGGATTCCCACAGAGAAACGATCCAGTGTCTATGGAAGGACATTCGACTTTCTCGCCGAAGATGGTCGTGAAGCTGAAGCTAAAGATGTTTACGAGAAAATGAACTCCTATGTCTCGCCCGTTAGCCCTATGGTTTCGAGTGATGTTGGACGGGAGTTGATTGCGACAATTCGTTCGGGGTCAACAATCGCTACAAAAACAAAGTCTTCCTCAGCTTCAGCGGAATCTGGCGAAATCGGAACACTCGAAGAGTTGGGCGATGCAGCCTATGAAAACCTGCCCTTTGCGGACGTAGAAGAAAGTCCAGATATAGCAGCAGTCCCTCTCACGGAAGATTTTGCCAAGGCTGGCACTTTCCGTTTCCGCTCCATTAACCCTGATATGCTTAAAGCTTCCTTGACACCACAATTATGGGAACAGACATCGATCACAGGTTACAAGGAACGCACGCAGATTGGTGAATCAGACGTGACGTTCAATATTCAACTTAGTAAAGGTGAGCCAAAAACTATGCTCCAATATCATGGTGAAGGCTTCACCTCCCCGATCATCCGTATCGGTGCCTTGCCCGGAGATCAGTGGGAATGGATTAATCTCGATGTGGTTGGTGAGGAGGTGATAACTCGTTTCCATTACCGACGCTGTGTACGCCACAATGAAAGACGCTGTGTCATGATTGAAAAAGAAATCTTAGGCGATGATAGAATGCCAGTAGTTGCAAAGTGGGTTAATTGGTACGCCGAAGGAATCGGTCTTGTGAAGCAATCTGAGTATCATTGGTGGTCGTCAAAATTGAACTTTACACATATCAGAGCCAAACACAGAATCATCGATCAATAA
- a CDS encoding cation:proton antiporter encodes MSFFNIAGILVALAAAFAFINHKLLKLPTTVGLMLLAMLHAVALLLIDWIVPEAGALTAAEMLVGSIDFDQTLMEGMLGYLLFAGALHVDLNDLKKQSAAIALLATVGVLATTFIVGGLTYVITGWLGIEVRFIYCLIFGAIVAPTDPIAVLGIVKSLGAPKPLETKIAGESLFNDGVGVVVFIALLGIAGLGQHGESHEDVEKKHESNHVVEQSEEDLGKRPDADSDPPAVTPEAAKDAEQHESEHSLDDQKHIEKAETTAMDVAKLFALEAGGGLALGFVLGMIAFFLLRSIDHYATEILLSLAVVTGGYALAMAMHVSGPLAMVVAGLILGNHGRTFAMSDKTREHLDTFWELVDELLNAVLFVLIGLEVLVLSFTVPYLLAGALAIPAALLARFLSVGTVITALKKMTGREFTPHAIKVMTWGGLRGGISVALALSLKEEIHAMQSQYDNVGELVLTMTYVVVAFSILVGGLTMGPMLRQLGLAGQGKADAH; translated from the coding sequence ATGAGCTTCTTCAATATCGCCGGCATCCTCGTGGCCCTCGCAGCGGCCTTCGCGTTCATCAACCACAAACTGCTCAAGCTGCCGACGACGGTAGGCTTGATGCTGCTGGCCATGCTGCACGCGGTCGCCCTGCTACTGATTGATTGGATCGTACCGGAGGCGGGCGCGCTCACCGCGGCTGAGATGCTCGTCGGTTCGATCGACTTCGACCAGACGCTGATGGAGGGCATGCTCGGCTATTTGCTTTTTGCCGGGGCGTTGCATGTCGACCTAAACGACCTCAAGAAGCAGTCTGCGGCCATCGCTCTACTCGCGACCGTCGGCGTCCTTGCGACGACGTTCATCGTCGGGGGGCTCACCTATGTCATCACCGGCTGGCTTGGCATCGAAGTCCGCTTCATCTACTGCCTGATCTTCGGGGCGATTGTCGCGCCAACCGACCCGATCGCGGTCTTGGGTATCGTCAAGAGCCTCGGCGCGCCCAAGCCGCTGGAGACCAAGATCGCGGGCGAGTCGCTGTTTAACGATGGCGTGGGCGTGGTGGTGTTTATTGCGCTGCTGGGGATCGCGGGGTTGGGCCAGCATGGGGAATCGCATGAAGACGTAGAGAAGAAGCATGAGTCCAACCACGTCGTTGAACAGAGCGAGGAAGATTTAGGGAAACGACCCGACGCGGATAGCGATCCACCAGCCGTCACGCCTGAGGCAGCAAAGGATGCGGAACAACACGAAAGCGAACATTCGCTCGATGATCAAAAACACATTGAGAAGGCGGAGACGACAGCAATGGATGTCGCCAAGCTCTTCGCGCTCGAAGCCGGCGGCGGGCTTGCACTGGGCTTCGTGCTGGGGATGATCGCGTTCTTCCTGTTGCGAAGCATTGATCACTACGCGACGGAGATTTTGCTTTCGCTGGCCGTGGTGACCGGCGGGTATGCCTTGGCGATGGCGATGCACGTGTCCGGGCCATTGGCGATGGTGGTCGCTGGGCTGATCCTGGGTAACCATGGCCGAACGTTTGCGATGTCCGACAAGACGCGCGAGCACCTCGATACGTTCTGGGAATTGGTGGACGAACTGCTGAACGCGGTTCTGTTTGTGCTGATCGGGCTGGAGGTCTTGGTGCTCTCGTTCACGGTGCCGTATCTGTTGGCCGGGGCCCTGGCGATCCCCGCGGCGCTGCTGGCGAGGTTCCTGTCAGTTGGCACGGTGATAACTGCCTTGAAGAAGATGACCGGCCGAGAATTCACGCCGCACGCGATCAAGGTCATGACTTGGGGCGGCCTGCGCGGCGGGATCAGTGTTGCACTCGCGTTATCGCTCAAGGAAGAGATCCACGCCATGCAATCGCAGTACGACAACGTCGGCGAACTCGTCCTGACGATGACCTACGTTGTCGTCGCCTTCTCGATCCTCGTCGGCGGGCTGACCATGGGGCCGATGCTGCGCCAGTTGGGTCTCGCAGGGCAAGGCAAAGCAGACGCCCACTAG